From Synergistaceae bacterium, the proteins below share one genomic window:
- the dnaB gene encoding replicative DNA helicase, with the protein MIYDRVPPQNIAAERAVLGACLLEQEALNAAAEALRPEDFYDLNHQAAFEAMIQMFGEGHPVEIITLGEELSRRGIFEKLGGQSFFSALISEVPTTANVEYHANIVREKSIRRRLIEAGNRIVRLGYDTEIENAMALDEAERAVFEIAQNNNQVEFRAVREILGGTFAKIQEQYQRTGSKVSGFDSSFVDLDVLTGGFQPGSLNIIAARPSMGKTAFALNIAQFGGGKGGDIVLIFSLEMSGEQLVQRMLGSEAEINIHAMRTGMMGKNEWNQLMEAAGRLTKAPIFIDDSSMLTTMDFRARCRRFKARYPNLGLIVVDYLQLMSFGGRSTESRQQEVSEISRMLKGVARELECPIIALSQLSRAVEQRTDKKPMLSDLRDSGAIEQDADTVMLLYRPDYYEGAVNPEMDSEAYLILAKNRNGPTNEVRLIFRREITRFLNAASM; encoded by the coding sequence ATGATCTACGACCGCGTTCCTCCTCAGAACATTGCCGCAGAACGCGCGGTTTTGGGGGCCTGTCTGCTGGAACAGGAAGCCCTCAACGCCGCAGCCGAGGCTTTGAGGCCGGAAGATTTTTACGATCTGAACCATCAGGCGGCGTTCGAAGCCATGATTCAGATGTTCGGCGAGGGGCATCCTGTGGAGATAATCACCCTGGGAGAGGAGCTTTCCCGACGGGGAATCTTCGAAAAACTGGGAGGACAGTCCTTTTTTTCCGCGCTGATCTCGGAGGTCCCCACCACAGCCAATGTGGAGTATCACGCGAACATCGTGCGGGAAAAGTCGATTCGCCGGCGTCTGATCGAGGCGGGAAATCGAATCGTGCGCCTGGGATACGACACGGAGATCGAAAATGCTATGGCACTGGACGAGGCGGAGCGGGCGGTTTTCGAAATCGCGCAGAACAACAATCAGGTGGAGTTTCGGGCGGTTCGCGAGATTCTCGGGGGGACCTTCGCCAAAATTCAGGAGCAGTACCAGCGGACCGGGTCGAAAGTCAGCGGTTTCGACTCAAGCTTCGTGGACCTGGACGTTTTGACGGGAGGATTTCAGCCGGGCAGCCTGAATATCATTGCGGCGCGTCCTTCCATGGGCAAGACGGCCTTTGCCCTGAACATCGCCCAGTTCGGGGGCGGGAAGGGAGGAGACATCGTTTTGATCTTCAGCCTCGAAATGTCGGGAGAGCAGTTGGTTCAGAGAATGCTGGGCTCGGAGGCGGAAATCAACATTCACGCCATGCGGACGGGCATGATGGGCAAGAACGAGTGGAACCAGCTGATGGAGGCCGCGGGGCGTCTGACGAAGGCCCCGATCTTCATCGACGACAGTTCCATGCTGACCACCATGGATTTTCGTGCCCGCTGCCGCCGTTTCAAGGCGCGTTACCCCAACCTGGGGCTGATCGTCGTGGACTACCTGCAGCTCATGAGTTTTGGCGGTCGCTCCACCGAGAGCCGGCAGCAGGAGGTATCGGAAATTTCTCGTATGCTGAAGGGTGTAGCCAGGGAGCTCGAGTGTCCGATTATCGCGCTCTCTCAGCTTTCCCGGGCTGTAGAACAGCGCACGGATAAAAAGCCCATGCTCTCCGACCTGCGGGACTCCGGAGCCATCGAACAGGACGCGGATACCGTCATGCTGCTCTACCGTCCGGATTATTATGAAGGCGCGGTGAACCCCGAAATGGACAGCGAGGCGTACCTCATCCTCGCGAAAAACCGCAACGGCCCCACCAACGAGGTTCGGCTGATTTTCAGGAGGGAAATCACCCGTTTCCTCAACGCAGCCTCAATGTAG
- a CDS encoding YybS family protein, whose amino-acid sequence MEGPNKPLKTFRGSSLARCLALSLTSGLLFCSGFFVPVLGTVGFLFSPTPLALLGVRENKTWMALGLLLMGMFLLALEPMIALYFLLMEGLLCVGLAFPPGHLEKGSDALFLCSTVSVASKVLYMTADVILLGYNPFIMKPDALRSVFMQMYLGLLAQDVQSATALKESMEQILALAPYMVPSLIVTWSMLDSYLNYRLCEAIQRGRSVVFPPSPPFGMWRFPKSILWALLVAFLLPLLTESEGWSVTTMLEVNLKFLVNVFFFLQGLSLIWWWLLRRKVNFLLRVFIIALLTLPILGLWVIGLGIGDICFDFRTLRERSGKGR is encoded by the coding sequence ATGGAGGGACCGAATAAGCCGCTGAAAACGTTCAGAGGGAGTTCCCTCGCCAGATGTCTGGCTTTATCGCTGACGTCGGGTTTGTTGTTCTGCTCCGGTTTTTTTGTCCCTGTGCTGGGAACCGTCGGATTTTTATTCTCCCCCACGCCCCTGGCCCTTCTGGGGGTTCGGGAAAATAAGACATGGATGGCCCTGGGACTTCTCCTCATGGGCATGTTTCTTCTGGCTCTGGAGCCGATGATTGCACTTTATTTCCTGTTGATGGAAGGACTTCTGTGCGTGGGGCTTGCCTTTCCTCCGGGGCATCTGGAGAAGGGGAGCGACGCGCTGTTTCTCTGCTCCACGGTTTCCGTGGCGTCCAAAGTCCTTTATATGACGGCGGATGTGATTCTGCTGGGATACAATCCCTTTATCATGAAGCCGGATGCCCTGCGGAGCGTTTTCATGCAGATGTATCTGGGGCTGCTGGCTCAGGACGTTCAAAGCGCGACGGCTCTGAAGGAATCCATGGAACAGATTCTCGCTCTGGCTCCTTATATGGTGCCGTCTCTGATCGTCACCTGGTCAATGCTGGATTCCTACCTCAATTACCGGCTCTGCGAGGCGATTCAGCGCGGGCGCAGCGTCGTTTTCCCCCCTTCGCCCCCCTTTGGAATGTGGCGTTTTCCCAAAAGCATTCTCTGGGCTCTGCTGGTGGCTTTTCTCCTGCCTCTGCTGACGGAATCGGAAGGCTGGTCCGTGACGACCATGCTGGAAGTCAACCTGAAGTTTCTGGTCAACGTCTTCTTTTTCCTGCAGGGGCTCTCTCTGATCTGGTGGTGGCTTCTGAGGCGAAAAGTCAATTTCCTGCTGCGGGTATTCATCATCGCGCTTCTGACGCTTCCAATTCTGGGGCTGTGGGTGATCGGCCTCGGTATCGGGGACATCTGCTTCGACTTCAGGACCCTTCGGGAACGCAGCGGAAAAGGGCGATAA
- the ssb gene encoding single-stranded DNA-binding protein, with the protein MARGFNKVILIGNLARDPEVRYTVDKRAWARFTLAVNYSWKNKNGEFQEGVDFIPIVAWGPLGDRCGRYLKKGSAVCVEGKIKVRSYEARDGSGKKYSTDVEAAEVMFIGSRRESEAESGSAPGDGGGYPSFGDDADFGKSIREKGFGAGEFPMDVSELGSGSGDDESDAEIPF; encoded by the coding sequence TTGGCCAGAGGATTCAATAAAGTTATCCTGATTGGCAACCTGGCCCGTGACCCGGAGGTTCGCTATACGGTGGACAAAAGGGCTTGGGCTCGTTTTACCCTGGCTGTCAATTACAGCTGGAAGAACAAAAACGGAGAGTTTCAGGAAGGCGTGGATTTCATTCCCATCGTAGCCTGGGGCCCCCTGGGAGACCGCTGCGGACGATACCTGAAAAAGGGAAGCGCGGTTTGTGTGGAAGGGAAAATCAAGGTGCGCAGCTACGAGGCCAGAGATGGAAGCGGCAAGAAATACTCCACGGACGTCGAGGCTGCGGAAGTGATGTTCATTGGTTCCCGGCGCGAATCCGAAGCCGAATCCGGGAGTGCTCCCGGAGACGGAGGGGGTTATCCTTCCTTCGGAGACGACGCTGATTTTGGCAAAAGCATACGGGAAAAGGGATTTGGCGCGGGGGAATTCCCCATGGATGTGTCCGAACTGGGAAGCGGCAGCGGGGACGATGAATCTGACGCGGAAATTCCTTTCTAG
- the rpsR gene encoding 30S ribosomal protein S18 — MRRGGPRRRPKFCYYCVEKQEKVDYKDAEKLRKYVSERGKIIPRRVTGNCAKHQRLLTEAIKRARYMALLPYSLD; from the coding sequence ATGCGCAGAGGCGGCCCCCGTCGTCGTCCGAAGTTTTGCTATTATTGTGTGGAGAAGCAGGAAAAAGTAGATTATAAAGACGCGGAAAAGCTGCGCAAGTACGTGAGTGAACGAGGAAAAATCATCCCCCGGCGCGTGACGGGAAACTGCGCCAAACATCAGCGGCTTTTGACGGAAGCGATTAAGAGAGCCCGATATATGGCGTTGCTTCCTTACTCGCTGGATTGA
- a CDS encoding cation diffusion facilitator family transporter, translating into MTESSMEMNSVYPERRTRRAMAATLTGLWVNVLLTVGKYAAGILGHSGAMVADATHSLSDLLTDFAVLLGLRYTNRPADAEHAYGHGRFETLAAAFCGLTLLTVGLGVLVDGVGDVLHIFRGERLQEPGMIAMAMALVSIGVKEILYRYTRAEARRLNSSSLEANAWHHRSDALSSIGALLGIGGSILGGRDWAVLDPAAAIIVSFFILYAAITIFWNSIREVLDTSLAPAQLEGIRAMALDFQEIHDIHKIRTRRIGFYVALEAHIVMNGEMTLKKAHDITSALEKKLQKTLGIGALITLHMEPREF; encoded by the coding sequence ATGACGGAAAGCAGCATGGAAATGAACTCCGTGTATCCCGAGAGGAGAACCCGGCGGGCGATGGCGGCGACATTGACGGGATTATGGGTCAACGTTCTGCTGACGGTGGGGAAATACGCGGCCGGCATTCTCGGGCACAGCGGCGCGATGGTGGCGGACGCGACGCACTCTCTTTCGGATCTGCTGACGGACTTCGCCGTTCTTCTCGGACTGCGCTACACGAACCGCCCGGCAGACGCGGAACACGCCTATGGACACGGGCGGTTCGAAACTCTCGCGGCGGCCTTTTGCGGTCTCACCCTTTTAACGGTGGGGCTGGGAGTGCTGGTCGACGGAGTAGGAGACGTTTTGCACATTTTTCGGGGAGAACGGCTCCAGGAGCCGGGCATGATCGCTATGGCGATGGCCCTTGTGTCGATCGGGGTCAAGGAAATTCTCTATCGCTACACCCGGGCGGAAGCGCGCCGGCTGAACAGCTCTTCTCTGGAAGCCAATGCCTGGCACCACCGGTCGGACGCGCTTTCCTCCATTGGGGCGCTGCTGGGCATCGGGGGAAGCATCCTGGGGGGAAGGGACTGGGCTGTTTTGGATCCCGCCGCCGCCATTATCGTCAGTTTTTTCATTCTTTACGCCGCCATAACGATTTTCTGGAACAGCATTCGAGAAGTGCTGGATACCTCTCTGGCGCCGGCGCAGCTTGAGGGAATCCGGGCGATGGCCTTGGATTTTCAGGAGATTCATGACATCCATAAGATAAGAACCCGCCGGATCGGTTTTTATGTGGCTCTTGAAGCCCATATCGTCATGAATGGCGAAATGACTCTCAAAAAAGCCCACGACATAACCAGCGCGCTGGAGAAAAAATTACAAAAAACTCTGGGTATTGGCGCTTTGATAACGCTTCACATGGAACCTCGCGAATTTTGA
- the rplI gene encoding 50S ribosomal protein L9, producing the protein MQVILKKEVSKIGAAGALVEVSDGYARNFLFPRGLAEEATPGKIADLKARAESRKTRETKEKLASEEDKKKLQGRVVRVEASAGENGRLFGSVTASQVAEALEAQFGIRVDKRDIKLADTVRQPGNHAFSVKLYAGVQADMTLSVEIRNS; encoded by the coding sequence GTGCAGGTTATTTTAAAAAAAGAGGTCAGTAAAATTGGCGCGGCGGGAGCCCTTGTGGAGGTCAGCGACGGATACGCCCGAAATTTCCTCTTCCCGCGGGGTTTGGCCGAGGAAGCCACTCCGGGAAAAATCGCGGATCTGAAAGCTCGTGCGGAGAGCCGTAAAACCAGAGAGACGAAGGAAAAACTGGCCTCCGAGGAAGATAAAAAGAAACTGCAGGGTCGGGTGGTCCGCGTGGAAGCCAGCGCCGGCGAAAATGGCAGGCTCTTCGGAAGCGTCACCGCGTCCCAGGTTGCCGAGGCCCTTGAGGCTCAGTTCGGCATCCGGGTGGACAAAAGAGACATCAAACTTGCCGATACCGTTCGACAGCCGGGAAACCACGCCTTCTCCGTGAAGCTCTACGCCGGGGTGCAGGCTGATATGACCCTTTCTGTGGAAATACGAAACTCCTGA
- a CDS encoding M23 family metallopeptidase yields MPRKYNHFLFFCLAWALAMKAIPLPAAKAAVPVWESLTWTGDVAQMQDLEKMCREYGVLSSDVFWVNDYTPQTPPRKGDVVLIPHSKSALIPTWTEVQSRKNRSSDSLVTVKLHGIPLDQREKKVSPDLSPVPPSPASPSKNFSSAPPTPPTSATPLIPSTPSTPPASSVSTAAGASSPPEPSPSSGAPADSDSKKSRFEFPPEAPLVTIKLHGVPSFMKDLESESSDRRPVSPELKTTVPVTVRQTPSPEVKEPVKNMQLVISGDRVAVVSSDISVRPEPAPASTSPALTLPPPSLKEPPPLPAVPSPTSGKMIWPVNGAVSSGFGKRGKRRFHAGLDLPMPKGTPIAAALDGVVRVTIPPSTPQFSGYGNLVLLDHGNGLATLYAHCDRINVKKGQRVRQGDIVAYVGSSGRSTTFHVHFEVRKNGRPVNPVPLLPARDKT; encoded by the coding sequence ATGCCGCGAAAGTATAATCACTTTTTATTCTTTTGTCTGGCCTGGGCGCTGGCGATGAAGGCGATCCCCCTTCCTGCCGCGAAGGCCGCCGTACCCGTCTGGGAGAGCCTGACCTGGACCGGTGATGTCGCCCAGATGCAGGATCTGGAAAAAATGTGTCGAGAGTATGGAGTGCTTTCCAGCGACGTTTTTTGGGTCAATGACTATACGCCCCAAACTCCTCCCCGCAAAGGGGACGTCGTTCTGATTCCTCACTCAAAAAGCGCCCTCATTCCAACGTGGACGGAGGTACAAAGCAGAAAAAACAGGTCTTCCGATTCTCTGGTCACCGTGAAGCTTCATGGCATCCCTCTCGATCAGCGGGAAAAGAAAGTCTCTCCCGATCTTTCTCCCGTGCCGCCATCGCCGGCTTCCCCGAGCAAAAATTTCTCTTCTGCTCCACCAACTCCACCAACTTCAGCAACTCCGTTAATTCCATCGACTCCATCGACTCCGCCAGCTTCGTCAGTTTCGACCGCGGCAGGCGCGTCCTCTCCGCCGGAGCCTTCCCCGTCGTCCGGAGCGCCTGCCGATTCCGACTCCAAAAAGAGCCGCTTCGAGTTCCCTCCGGAGGCTCCTCTCGTCACGATAAAACTTCATGGCGTGCCGTCCTTCATGAAGGATCTGGAGAGCGAATCTTCCGACAGACGACCCGTTTCCCCGGAGCTGAAAACGACGGTTCCCGTTACGGTCAGACAAACCCCTTCGCCGGAGGTCAAAGAGCCGGTGAAGAACATGCAGCTGGTGATTTCGGGAGACAGGGTGGCCGTCGTTTCATCCGACATCTCCGTCAGACCGGAACCCGCGCCCGCTTCCACGTCTCCGGCCCTGACGCTTCCTCCGCCTTCTCTCAAAGAACCGCCTCCCCTGCCCGCGGTGCCTTCTCCCACTTCCGGAAAAATGATCTGGCCGGTAAACGGCGCGGTTTCGTCCGGTTTTGGGAAACGGGGCAAGCGTCGTTTTCACGCCGGTCTGGATTTACCGATGCCCAAAGGGACTCCCATCGCGGCTGCTCTGGATGGTGTGGTGCGGGTGACTATCCCCCCGTCAACTCCTCAATTCAGCGGGTATGGCAATCTGGTGCTTCTCGACCACGGGAACGGACTGGCCACGCTCTACGCCCATTGCGACAGGATCAACGTGAAAAAGGGTCAGCGGGTCAGACAGGGCGACATTGTGGCCTACGTGGGCAGCAGCGGACGTTCGACGACCTTTCATGTCCATTTCGAAGTTCGAAAAAACGGCCGCCCCGTGAATCCTGTCCCTCTGCTGCCCGCCCGGGACAAAACATAA
- the rpsF gene encoding 30S ribosomal protein S6: MRHYEMMVLLEADLEEPKDEVEKIEEVVRNLGGSVTRTDVWGKRRLAYPIRKKNEGIYVLFNFDLEPAQTFELKRVLGLRANIYRHMIILLDE, translated from the coding sequence GTGCGACATTATGAAATGATGGTCCTTCTGGAAGCGGATCTCGAAGAACCGAAGGACGAAGTCGAAAAGATCGAAGAAGTCGTGCGTAACCTGGGCGGCTCAGTCACCAGGACCGATGTTTGGGGGAAAAGGCGTCTGGCCTATCCCATCCGGAAGAAAAACGAGGGCATTTACGTGCTCTTCAATTTCGATCTGGAACCAGCGCAGACTTTCGAGCTGAAACGTGTGCTCGGCCTGCGTGCCAACATCTATCGCCATATGATCATTTTGTTGGATGAATGA